Below is a genomic region from Cellulomonas sp. P24.
CCGCCGCCGACCACGATCACACTCGGGTCGACGAGTGCCACGAGGTCGAGCACGCTGCGGGCCAGCGCGGTCGTCGCCTCGTCGAGGATCGCGACCGCGCGTGTGTCGCCGGCGCCCGCAGCCTCGATCAGGTCGCGCGCGGTCGCCGATCCCGCCGCCGCACCGGTCACGGCGCTCCACCGCTGCCCGAGCTGGGTCCCGCCGACGAAGGTCTCGAGGCAGCCCCGCTGGCCACAGCTGCACGGCCGATCGCCACCGAGCGAGACGTGACCGATCTCGCCGGCGGCACCGTGCGCTCCGCGTCGGATCTCGCCGTCGATGACGTGGGCTCCGGAGATCCCGGTGCCGAGGCCCAGCACGAAGATGTCCGTGTACCCGCGGGCGGCACCGAGTACCACTTCGGCGCGGGCGGTGGCCGCACCGTCGTGCACGACGACGCCCGGCGCACCGAGTGCCGCCGAGAGGGTGTCGGTGGGCGTCGTCCCCTCGAGCCAGCGGACGTTGCTGCACGCGACGACGCCACCGGTCTCGTCGATGATGCCCGGGACCGCGAAGCCGAAGGCGTCGGGTGCGTCCGGCCCGACGAAATCCGTGACGCGCGCGACGACCTCGGACAGCGCCTGGGGATGCTGCGGGGTGGGGAAACGGTCGCGGCGCAGCGTCGTCCACTCGCCGTCGGCCTCACGGGCGAGCAGGAGCTTCGTGTTGGTGCCGCCGCAGTCGATGCCGAGCAGAAGGGTCACCGGGCACGCTCCAGGGCGTCGATGGTGGTGCGCAGGGCACGGACGCGTCGCTCGTCGGTCGCTTCTCGCGTCGACCTGCCGGCGCCGGCGAGAGAGCCGAGGTCGATCTGAAGCGCCTCGTCGACGACCCGTTTCGCGGACGCGTGGATCGCTGCGACGCCGGTGGCCGCGACGGCGCCGACCATGGAGTCGTCGATGCCCGCACCTGCCATCACCTCCAGGCGGCCGTCCGCCCGGGCGACGACGCGCGCGATGTCGTCGAGGGCATCGATCGCGCGGCTCGCGCCACCGGAGGTGAGGATCCGGTCGACACCGATCCCCGCGAGCACGTCGATGGCCTGGTCCCGATCGGCCAGGGTGTCGAACGCCCGATGAAACGTGACCTCCGCGGACCCGGCGATTGCACGGACCCGGGCGACCAGGGTGGCGTCGACCCGGCCGTCACGGACGGCGCCGACGACGACCCCGTGAGCCCCCGCGTCGACGGCACGGCGGACGTCGTCGAGCATCACGAGCACCTCGGACGGGCTGTACTCGAATCCCCCCGCGCGGGGTCGCACGAGGACGTGGACGGGCGTCGCCGCAGCGACAGCCGCGTCGATGAGTGCCGCCGACGGGGTGAGCCCGCCGAGTGCCAGAGCGGTGCAGAGCTCGATCCGGTCGGCGCCGCCGCGGACGGCCACCAGGACGCCGTCGGGATCCTGCACGGCGACCTCGAGTGCGACGGTCACAGGATCCGTGCCTTCAGGGGCGGGCGGCCGGCGAACCGGTCGTAGGGGAACATCGGACGGGTGATGCGGTGGTGCCCGAGCCGCTCGAGGTCCTGGTCGACCGGTCCAGGGGTGAGCGCGAGCGTCCACCCCTGCGCGACGTCGTAGAGGGTCGGCTCGAGGTAGCCGATCTTGGTCACGATGATGTCCGCGAGAGCCGGGTCGAGGCCGATCGCCGCGAAGTCGTCCGTGCTGTGGAAGGCCTTGCGGAACTCCGTGACGACGATGCGCAGGCCGCCGTGCTGCACGACGGCGATCCGCCCGGCAGCGGGGTCACCCTCGTAGCGGCCGATGAGCGTGCCGGTGAGGCGGACGGGTGGACTCACGCGACCGTCCACGCGCGCCCCGGCGGTGACGTCGACGGGTGCCCCGACCGGAGCCGCGAACAGTGTGTCGATCGCGGCCTGGTCGAAGATCGAGGCGACGTAGGTCACCGGCGCGTCGTCGGCGGCGAGCTCGGGCTTCGCCAGGAGCTGCTGCAGCGTCCAGGTGACGTCGCCGCTGCCACCGGCGCCCGGGTTGTCCCCGGAGTCGCTGATGAGGTACGGCCGGCCGCCGCCGGACGCGCGGTGCTCGACGGCCCGGGTGACGGCCTCGTCGAGCGAACCGGGTGGCCCGACGAAGGCGAAGTCCTCGCGGGCGTCCCACAGCGCCCGGGCCAGCCCCTCCGCAACCGGGCCGATCACTGCCGGGTCGTCGCCGGTCACGAGCACCGTCGCGTGGCAGCGCGGCTCGTCGGCCCAGGCGTAGCCGATCCAGATCCCGGCGTCGGTGACCCCGGTCAGAGCCTCGATGTCGGGGATGCGGCGGTAGAGGCTGCGCGCCGGCTCCACGCGGGTCGACGTCTTCTCCCCGGGCAGCAGGATCGGTACCTGGACCCAGGCGCGGTGCGGCCTGCCGCCGCGCGCGAGCCACGCAAGGAGCGTGCGCGCCGACCGCTCCCGGGTGTCCCAGGAGTCCTCGTGGGGCGCCAGACGGAAGCAGGTCGGCAGGTCGACGCCACGCGCGAACCGCTCGGAGACGTTGCCGTGCAGGTCCATCGGTGCCGCGATGAGCGGTCCGGGTCCGACGAGTGCCCGGATGCTCTCGACGAGGTCACCCTCGGCGTCGTCCCGGCCGTCCACGCTCATCGCCCCGTGGACCTCGAGGTAGATCCCGTCGAGCGTGGCGGGGTCGAGCGCGGCCAGGCCCTGCAGCATGCGCGCCTTGAAGTCGTCGTACACCTCGGGCAGCACCTGCCCGCCCGGGATCGACCGGGCGGCGAAGACGCCGAGCCACTGCGCCGCGTCTCCCAGCTCGGTACCCGGTGCGAGGAACGGGTACCAGGCGACCACCTCGTCGCCCTCGCGGACGACGAAGTCGCGGTAACCGGCCCGGTGCTGGGCGTACTGGCTGGACTCGATCGCCATGCCGACGATCGCGATGCGAGGGGGTGAGCGGTGGTCATCGTGCGGTCGGTCCTTCGGACGGAGTGACAGGGGTGTCGCAGGCGGGTCCGACGTGCTGCCGCACGAGGTCTTCGTCGACGTCGGCCGCAACGGTGACGGGTGACCTCGCCAGCACGGCACGGGCGGTCCGGCGTCGCAGCTGCTCGTCGGGGTCCGGGGACGGGGCGGCCGCCAGCAGGCGCTGCGAGTACGGGTGCCGCGGGCGGGTCAGGACGTCCTCGCTGGGCCCGACCTCGACGATCTCGCCCCGAAGCATGACCGCGACCCGGTCGGCCATCGAGTGCACCACCGCGAGGTCGTGGCTGATGAACAGGCACGCGAACCGGTAGCGCTCCTGCAGGGCGCGCAGGGCGTCCAGGACGTGGGCCTGGACCGACACGTCGAGCGCGGAGGTCGGCTCGTCCGCGATGAGCAGGCGGGGATCGAGCGCGATGGCTCGCGCGAGCCCTACGCGTTGTCGCTGCCCGCCCGACAGCTCGTGCGGGTACCGGTGGGCGTAGTCCCGGGGAAGCTCGACGGCGTCGAGAAGGTCGAGCACCCGGGCCTTCCGTGCGCGCCGACCCGCCCCGTGCGGGCCCCGGTGGATGAGCAGCGGCTCCGCGATGACCGCGCCGACGGTCATGCGCGGGTCGAGGGACGAGCCCGGGTCCTGGAAGATCACGCCGACACGCGATCGTGTCTCCTTGTCGCTGCGGGTCAGCGCGAGCCGCTGGCGCACCTCGTTCCCGAGCAGCCGCACGCTGCCCTCGGCGACCGGTACGAGGCCGAGCGCGGCCCGACCGAGCGTCGACTTGCCGGACCCCGACTCGCCGACCAGGCCGACGATCTCGCCGGAGGCGACGGTCAGGCTGACGTCGTGCACCGCACGGAAGGTCGCCCCACCGCGCCGGTAGTCGATGCTGACGTGGTCGAACCGCAGCGCCGCCTCGGCGCCGTCGGGTCCGCCCTCGTCGGGGGCGCGGACGACGGCGCGGCCCGCGTCCCCTGCCGGGCCGACAGGCGCAGGCGCCCCTGTCGACCCCGTCGACACTGTCGCCCTCGCCGTCTCCGCCGGGCCGGCCGGCCCTGCCTCGATCTCCTCCCACCGCGCGGACGGGAGCCGAGGCACCGCGTCGAGCAGCCGACGGGTGTAGTCCGCCTCGGGACGCTGGAGCACGTCGCGCGCGGCGCCGACCTCGACGATCTGCCCGTGGTACATCACCGCGACCCGGTCGGCGACGTCCGCGACGACCCCCATGTTGTGGGTGACCAGCAGGAACGCGGTCGACGAGCCGACCGTGAGCTGATGGATCAGGTCGAGGATCTCGGCCTGGATCGTCACGTCGAGGGCGGTCGTCGGCTCGTCGGCGATGATCAGCCGCGGTTCGCACGCCAGCGCGATCGCGATGACGACGCGCTGACGCTGACCGCCCGACAGCTCGTGCGGGTAGCCCTTCGCGCGCAGCTCGGGCTCGGGGATGCCGACACGGGTCAGCAGGTCGATCACGCGACGGTGGGCCTCGGTGGTCGAGCAGTCCTCGTGGTTGGTGATGACCTCGGCGATCTGGGCACCGATCGTCATCGTCGGGTTCAGCGCGGTCATCGGCTCCTGGAACACCATGGAGATGTCCTTGCCGCGGATCTGGTTCATGCGCTGCTCGCCCGCGTCGAGCAGGCTCTCCCCCGCGAGCGTGATCCGGCCGCTGACGTGGGCCGTCGAGGGCAGCAGGCCGATGACCGCGAGCGAGGTCACCGACTTGCCCGACCCCGACTCCCCGACGAGCGCCAGCACCTCCCCGGGGAAGACCTGCAGGCCGATGCCGTCGACGGCTCGGGCCGCGCCCTCGTCGGCGCGGAACGAGACGGCGAGGTCCTCGATCACCAGCACCGGCTGCGCCGCGGTGTCGGTCACGGCAGGTTCCGTCCCGGTCACGGCAGGTTCCGTCCCGGCCGTGACGGCCTCCGCCCCGGTCACAGGTCACGCCCCTTGACGTCGAACACGTTGCGCAACCCGTCGCCGATGAAGTTGAAGCCGCACACGGTCAGCACGATGCACAGACCGGCGGGGAAGATCAGCCACCACGCACCCGAGTACGTGTACGTGATGCCCTTCGTCAGCATCGCGCCCCAGTCCGTCTGAGGGGGCTGCAGCCCCATGCCGAGGAACGACACGTACGCGACGAGCAGGATCGCGTCGGCCACCTGGAAGGTCGCGTTGACGATCATCGTGCCGATCGTGTTCGGCACGATGTGCCGCACGACGGCGCGCGTGTGGGAGCCACCGACCGCACGGACCGCGAGGACGTACTCGCGGGTCTTGATGGACAGCGACTCGGCACGGATCAGCCGGGCCGGCACGAGCCAGGAGACGAGCCCGAGCACGAGGATCATGAGCTGGATCGACGGGCGGGTGATCGCCGAGAGGATGAGCAGCAGGAACGTCGCGGGGATCGCGATCCCGGCGTCGACGATGCGCATCATGACGACGTCGACCCACCCACCGAGGTAGCCCGCGACGGCGCCCCAGACGGTACCGAGCAGCGTCGCGAGGATGCCGGCCGCCAGCCCGATCGTGATCGACGTCTGGCCTCCCACCATGAGGCGCCCGAGCACGTCGTAGCCGAGGTCGTCCGTGCCGAGGAGGTGCCCGTCGACGCCGGGCGCGGCGTTGAGGTCGGCGTAGATGTCCGGCTGCGTCTGGTTGGTCGGGTGGACCAGGGGCCCGAGGAAGCAGAAGACGACCAGCGCGAGGATGATGATCGTCCCGACGACCGCGAGTCGGTTCGACAGGAAGCGGCGCAGAGTGCGCCGGCCGGGAGAGGTGCCGGCGACGGTCGGCATGACGTCGGCGCTCATCGCAGCGACCCCCGGGTCCGCGGGTCGAGAACCGCCTGCAGCAGGTCGGCGAGAAGCGAGCCGACGACCGTCGCGATCGCGATGATGAGGACGCAGCCGAGCAGGACCGGGTAGTCGCCCTGCTGGGCGGACCTCCAGAACAGCAGGCCCATCCCGGGGTAGTTGAACAGCGACTCGACGACGAGCATGCCGCCGAACATCACCGGCAGGTAGTACCCGAGCATCGCGATGACCGGGGTGAGCGAGTTGCGCACCACGTGGCGCACGACGACCCGCGACTGCGACGTGCCCTTGGACCGCGCGGTGCGCACGTAGTCCTCGCTGAGGTTGTCGAGCGTCGCCGAGCGCATGTACCGCGAGAACGTCGCGACGATGCTCAGCGACCCGGTGATCACCGGCAGCACGAGCACCCGCGGCTCGGCGAGCAGCTGTGCCACGGTGACGTTCCCCCGGGGGCGATCGCCGGCAGCCAGCGCAGCTTCTGGGCGAAGACGATGATGACGATGAGCCCGAGGAAGAACGACGGCGTCGAGTAGACGACGAAGTTGAGCGCCGTGAGCGCGGAGTCCGAGGCCTTGCCGCGGTGCACGGCCTGGTAGATCCCCATCGGCAGGGCGATGATCAGCGCGATCACCATGCACAGGCCGGCGAGCAGCAACGTCTTGGGCAGGCTCGTGGCGATCGCCGTCAGCACGGGCATGTTGAGCTTGAACGAGTCGCCGAGGTCGCCGTGGGCGAGCTGACCGACGTAGTTGACGTACTGGTGCCAGACCGGCAGGTCGTAGCCGTGCGCATGGTTGAACGCGTCGATCTGCTCGGCGTTGGCCTGCATGCCGAGGAGCCCCGCCCCCGGACCGTCGGGCATGGCCAGGTGCAGCAGCGCGAAGACGAGGACGGTGACGATGGCGACGACGATCAACGACTGGACGAGTCGCTTGACCACGTACCACTGGTAGGTCGCGCGCCAGGTCGTGCGGGCTCGCGCACCTCCGGCGCCGCGCGCCGCGGCGCCGGAGGCGACGTCACCGGGCGAGACGGCACCGTCGCCGGTGAGGGCGGCAGCGTTCATGGGTCCGGGCTCCTTCGTTCGTGCAGCGGGGGTCGGGCCGGAGCGGGCGGTGCCGCGCGGGGATCGCCCGCGCGGCACCGCCTTCTCACGGTGCGGGGGATGTCAGGACGTCCAGCTCCACTTCTGCGGTGCGAAGTTCCCGCCCGGGTCCTGGGTGCCGATGTTCAGCGTGTTGCTGACCACGGACACCTGGTAGACGGGGTTGGGCATCCAGAGCACCGGGAGGTTCTCCGCCAGGTAGGCGGAGTACTTCTGGTCGGCGGTCGGGTCGGAGGACACGAGGGTCGCGTTGATCAGGTCGAACGCCTTCTGGTCGACGTACTGCCCGGCGTTCCACTTCACCCCGTCGGCCCACAGGTGGTCTCCGGTGGGGTAGGCGTTGAAGTACCACGAGCCGGCGGTGCCGAAGAAGACGAGCTGCCACGAGCAGTCGGACCCGCTCTTGCACTTCTGCGCCTCGGTGAGCACCGAGTCCAGGGTCGCGTCCTGGATCGTCATGTCGACGCCGATCTTGCTGTACGCCGACTTGATCGCCGCCATCATGTTGTCGGTCTCCTGGGAGCCGTTCTGCGTCATGACGGTGATCTTCATCTGCGTGCCGGACGCGATGCCGGCGCCGCACTGGCCGCTGCCCGTGCCCGGGTCGGTGCAGGCCAGGATCCCGTCGGAGCCCTTGGTCCAGCCGTTGTCGGTGAAGTACTTCTCCGCGGTGGTGAGCGAGTACGGGTACGGGTTGTTGGCCTGCACGCTGGACAGGTAGTCCGACGCCGGGTTCTGCGGGACCGGCCCGTAGTCAGGGGCGGCCGCACCGTGCCAGATCTTCTCGGAGATGGTCGGCTGGTCGACCGCGCTCTGGAGTCCCTGCCGGACGTAGAGCTGCTTGAACACCGCGCCCATGGTCGGGTTGGCGAAGTTGTACGGCATGTAGGTGACGGACCAGCCGTTCCACGGCACGATCTTGTAGCCGAGGTCGGTGAACTGCGACGACGTGCTCAGCTGCGACGGCGTGATGAAGCCGTAGTCGACGCCCTTGGCCCGCAGGTCGTTCATCTCCGCGTCGTTCGACGTGTACGGCTTGAAGTTGACCGTGTCGATGTGCGGCTTGTCCTGGCCGGTGTACTTCGTGTTGGCCACGATCGTCACGCTGCCGTCGGAGGTCCAGGACTTGACGACGTACGGCCCGTCCACCACCTTCCACATCGGGTTGGTGCTGTAGGTGGTCACGTCCTTCGCCTGGTCCTCGATGAAGGTCCAGACCTGCTTGGCACCGTCGGGCGTCTGGTCGTAGTCGCCCACGGCGCCACTGGCACTCGTCTTGTCCCAGGCGTGCTGCGGCATCGGGCTGAACAGCGTCAGCTGGTTCGCCAGGATGAACTGCTGGTTGTAGGCCTTGTCGAAGGTCAGCGTGAAGTGCTTGTCGTCCGTGATCTTGAAGGACGTGACGTTGTCGGGGAACAGGACCTTGGAGTACGAGCCCCACTGGTCCGTGTTGGCCTTGATCAGGTTGTAGGCGAACTCCACGTCACGGGAGGTGACCGGCGAGCCGTTGTCCGACCAGGTCAGGTCGCCGAGCGTGATGGTCACCGCGGTGTTGTCGGCATTGAAGCTGTACGCCGACGCGGCCGATGCGGCGGTGTCCAGCTCCATCCGACCGCTCGTGCCGTCGTAGTTGATCAGCGAAGGCCAGTTCGTGGCGTGGATCGCGCTGTTGGACGTGATCATCTTGTCCGGCGGGCTGATCGGGGCGATCCAGTTCGGTCCCTGACCGGGGGCGAGCGCATAGGTGACGGGCTTGGTGCTGTCCGCCGCGGCGCCGGAGCCGTTGGTCGAGGAGGTGGAGCCGTTCGTGCTCGAGCCGGCCGAGCATGCGGCCAGGGCCAGGGCGCCGGTCGCGAGCAGGGCGATGAACCCTGCACGCTTCCGACTGCTGCGACCGGTTGACGCGGTGTGCATGAAGACCTTCTTCCGTCGTGGGGGACAAGTCGGTTCGGGACGATGGGCGGAGATCATTTCTTCGACACAAGTAGCCACTTTCTTCGATATCGAAGATAACTGCTAGTCTTGCTGCGAGTCGTGGCGCAACTGCGTACGCCTCGGAGATTAGCCGCCGCGCAATCCGCTGGCAATGGGGCATCAACCCCCGGTTCACGCCGGCCAGCATGCCGTAAGGTCAGTCCCTATATTTCGACCGCGAATTAACAGAAAGGTAACCGCGATGTCCGAGGATCTGGTCGGAACCCCGTCTCAGCGGGGCGAGCACGCGAGGGTCGTCGGCCTGATCGCCTCCGGCCGGGCGACCAGTCGGATCGCGATCTCGCGTGCGCTCGGCATCGCACCGTCGACGGCCTCCCTGCGGGTCCAGGACCTGATCGACGCGGGCCTCCTCGTCGAGTCCGGCGACGAACGGTCGACCGGCGGCCGACGCGCGAAGACGCTGTCCCTCGCGCCCGACGGCGGATGCGTCCTGGCCGTCGACCTCGGCACCCACCATGCGAGGGTGGCCCTGGTCGACATGGCGGGCGCGATCCTCTCGGCCGAGGAGATCCCGGTCGAGATCGCGAGCGGGCCCGAGGCGGTGCTCACCGCCGTCATCGGGGCCGCGCTCGCCATCGAAGACCGTCCGCGGTTCCGGGGGCTCGGACTGGCCCTGCCCGGACCCGTCAACATCGCGACCGGCGCCGTCACGCTCCCGTCACGGATGCCGGGCTGGAAGGACTTCGCCGCCCGCGACTGGCTCACGGAGACCTACGGCATCCCCGTGGTCGTCGAGAACGACGCCAACCTCATGGCCTACGGCGAGTACATCGCCCACGGCTCGGGACCGCGGGACATCGTGACGGTCAAGGCGGGGTCCGGCATCGGCGCCGGCGTCATCGTGCAGGGGAACATCCACCGCGGTGCGACGTTCGCCGCGGGCGACATCGCCCACGTGCGCGTCGACGCCGCCGGTGACCGCCCGTGCTCGTGCGGGAACCACGGCTGCCTCGAGACCGTCGCGTCGGGCGCAGCCCTCCTGGGGATGCTGCGCGCCCAGGGCGTCGCCGTCGACACCGCCGCCGACGTCGTGGGACTCGCCCAGGAGGGCGACCTGATCGCCACGACGGCCGTGCGCGCGGCAGGCGCGCGCCTGGGAAGTGTGCTGTGCGCGGTGACGAACTTCTTCAACCCCACGGCGATCTACCTCGGCGGGCTGCTGTCCACCGTCGAGCCGTTCGTCGCCGCGGTCCGTTCCGAGATCTACCAGGGCTCCCACCCGCTGGCCACCCAGAGCCTGACGATCGAACGGACCCTCAACGACCGCAACGCGACGCTGATCGGGGCGTCGCGCCTGGCGATCGAGCACACGCTCCGGGTCGGCATGACGGAGTAGCCCGACGTCGCCGCCCGCGGCTCACGACAGCAGGAACGACAGGTCCTCCCCCGTCGCGAGCTCGACGGCGTCGCAGCCGGCGCGGAACAGACGCGCCCCGGCGGGCTCGCCCTCGAGCGTCAGCCGGTCGCCGCGCCGACGCAGCCACGTCCCCTCGCGGAGACCCAGCACCGGCACGTCGGACTCCTCGTGGAACTGCCGGATCCGCTCCTCGCGGGTCTCACCCTGGTGGGTGTCGCCGGGGACCGGGTCGAGGTAGTGCGGGTTGATCTGGAACGGCACCAGGCCGAGCGTCTCGAAGCTCGGCGGCTGGACGATCGGCATGTCGTTGGTGGTGCGCAGCGACGGGGTCGCGACGTTCGTCCCGGCGGACGAGCCGAGGTACGCGGCACCGGCCGCCACGGCAGCCGGGATCGCCGCGATCAGGCCCGTCCGGTACAACGCCGCCGTCAGGCGGAAGGTGTTGCCGCCACCGACGAAGACGATCCCGGCCTCCGCGACGATCTCGACCGGGTCACCGGTGTGCACCCCGACCACCTGCAGGCCGAGAGCGGCCAGTGCCCCGGCGGCCTTCGCGGTGTAGGCGTCATGGTCGGCCAGGGCGTAGGGCACGAACGCGACGACCCCCGCCCTCGCGGTGCCGGCAAGGTCGCCGATGCCCGCGGTGGCGTGGGCCAGGTACGAACGACCGGGAGCGGCCGAGCTGGACAGCAGCAGGAGGTTCACGGATCTCTCCTCGACGCGGGGCGACGTCGGAGGTTACCGCGGGCCGGACGAACGGCGTTCCGGTGCGGCCCGCCCCTGAGCCCCCGCGCGCGCCGCGATCACCGGTGCCACACTGGGCCTGTTGTGTCAGGACGCCGGCGAGCCGGTCCTTCGACCCGCCGGTTCCCCGGTCGAAGGAGCCCACGATGACGATGCCGTCGGCACCACCAGCCGACTACCCGGTCCACCTCACTGCACGGCCTCCGGAGCAGCTCTCCGCCGGGCTGTGGCTGGTCAAGTGGCTGCTGATCATCCCGCACGTGATCGTGCTGATCCCGTTGGGGGGTGGTGTTCGTCCTCCTCACGATGGTGGCGTTCGTCGCGATCCTCGTGACCGGTCGGTACCCGCGGGGCATCTTCGACCTCAACGTCGGGGTGCTCCGGTGGGCGTGGCGCGTGGGCTACTACGCGTACAGCGCGCTGGCCACGGACGAGTACCCGCCGTTCACGCTCGCGGAGCAGCCGAGCTACCCGGCCTCGCTCACCGTGGAGTACCCCGAGCGGTTGTCCCGTGGGCTCGTGCTGGTCAAGTGGTGGCTGCTCGCCATCCCGCACTACATCGTCGTCGGTCTGCTCACCGGCCCGCAGTTCAGCTACGAGACCGCTCAGGGCACCCGGTACCAGGGGCAGATCGGGCTGATCGGCATCCTGGTGCTGGTGGCGGCCGTGCTGCTCGCCGTCCGCGGCACGTATCCGCGGAACCTGTACGA
It encodes:
- a CDS encoding DUF4389 domain-containing protein; translated protein: MVFVLLTMVAFVAILVTGRYPRGIFDLNVGVLRWAWRVGYYAYSALATDEYPPFTLAEQPSYPASLTVEYPERLSRGLVLVKWWLLAIPHYIVVGLLTGPQFSYETAQGTRYQGQIGLIGILVLVAAVLLAVRGTYPRNLYDLVLGLNRWVFRVAAYACLMTDVYPPFRLDQGPEDRVAAVGPAPAS